From the genome of Biomphalaria glabrata chromosome 1, xgBioGlab47.1, whole genome shotgun sequence, one region includes:
- the LOC129926386 gene encoding uncharacterized protein LOC129926386, with translation MAHYARDKPQQSARAMSLEVDKNRWDFLQKLVAIEERHDKKQEERRKELEREKALEVREKTKQDAATKLNDTNDSLSRWLYSQVLDDNPEDNQMEDSLFTTEVLKRTTDLSNISDCEYESPCTPHSLTLETRSWVSLPSLCSTASCHEDEPGSPIPRKKRQLRLPPILLPKIYTVTPRPLQYREFLTPTTVRGPITDEEWEDLKYCRYIRQGVPKFTVQLSSSSLSSNMRL, from the exons ATGGCCCATTATGCGAGAGATAAGCCGCAGCAGTCAGCTCGAGCCATGAGCCTAGAAGTGGATAAAAACAGGTGGGACTTTCTTCAGAAGCTGGTGGCCATTGAAGAGAGACACGACAAGAAGCAAGAAGAAAGACGAAAGGaactggagagagagaaagctttggaggtgagagagaaaacaaaacaggaCGCCGCCACAAAACTCAACGACACGAACGACAGCTTATCAAGATGGCTCTACAGTCAG GTTTTAGATGACAATCCCGAAGACAATCAAATGGAGGACAGCTTATTCACCACCGAAGTCCTCAAAAGAACAACGGATCTCTCCAACATCTCTGACTGTGAATATGAATCCCCTTGCACGCCTCACTCTTTGACCTTGGAAACTAGGTCATGGGTCTCCCTGCCCAGCCTCTGCTCCACTGCATCTTGTCATGAAGATGAACCCGGCAGCCCGATACCCAGGAAAAAGCGTCAGCTTCGTCTTCCGCCCATCCTGCTGCCCAAGATTTATACAGTGACCCCGAGGCCCTTGCAGTACAGAGAGTTCTTGACGCCGACCACTGTTCGGGGTCCCATTACAGACGAGGAGTGGGAAGACCTGAAGTACTGTCGCTACATCCGGCAAGGGGTGCCCAAATTTACTGTTCAGCTGTCTTCCTCTAGTCTTTCGTCCAATATGAGGCTTTAG
- the LOC106054612 gene encoding sideroflexin-5-like isoform X2: MTSNAVQIHYPPFQLNKSRFDQSTFSGRLRHFLDVIDPRTLLTPNSELEKAVKLLEDYKNGNLPSGVTDEQLWKAQKIKQAIIHPDTGEKIFMPFRMSGFVPFGSFIVVGLLLPNPSMKQIIFWQWLNQSHNACVNYANRNATKPTPIKRFILGYTGAVTTAVSIAVGLSTLIKRANRFSTTTRMLIQRFVPFPAVATASTCNVLLMRNSELYEGIEVVDKENKVVGTSKVAAKKALGETALTRMFLPAPIFIIPPIVMSILEKRKFLIRNPKLHLPINAVVCTLAFGFALPVAIALFPQYSKIPKSKLEPEIQEATQEEILYYNKGL; encoded by the exons ATGACATCCAACGCAGTACAGATACATTATCCACCTTTTCAACTCAATAAGTCACGATTTGATCAG AGTACATTTTCTGGAAGATTGAGACATTTTTTGGATGTCATAGATCCAAGAACATTGCTGACACCCAAT AGTGAACTAGAGAAGGCAGTCAAACTTTTAGAAGACTACAAAAATGGTAACCTCCCCTCAGGTGTTACAGATGAACAGTTATGGAAAGCTCAGAAAATTAAACAG GCCATCATTCATCCTGACACAGGAGAGAAAATCTTTATGCCTTTCAGAATGTCAG GTTTTGTTCCTTTTGGATCTTTTATA GTTGTTGGTCTCTTGTTGCCAAATCCAAGCATGAAGCAAATCATTTTCTGGCAGTGGCTCAATCAAAGTCATAATGCATGTGTTAATTATGCAAACAGGAATGCCACcaag CCAACACCTATAAAGAGATTTATATTGGGCTACACTGGTGCCGTGACAACTGCTGTTTCAATTGCA GTTGGTTTGAGTACTTTAATTAAGCGAGCCAATCGTTTTAGCACCACTACAAGGATGTTAATACAAAGATTTGTTCCTTTCCCAGCAGTGG CAACGGCAAGCACATGCAATGTTTTGTTAATGAGAAACAGTGAACTCTACGAAGGTATTGAAGTTGtggataaagaaaataaagttgtTGGAACATCTAAAGTGGCAGCTAAAAAG GCCTTAGGTGAAACAGCCTTGACTAGAATGTTTTTACCAGCACCTATATTCATCATTCCTCCAATAGTCATGTCTATATTAGAGAA GCGAAAATTTCTTATTCGTAATCCTAAACTTCATCTGCCAATCAATGCTGTAGTTTGTACGTTAGCTTTTGGATTTGCCTTACCAGTTGCCATTGCTCTCTTCCCACAGTATTCAAAG
- the LOC106054612 gene encoding sideroflexin-5-like isoform X1 — protein sequence MTSNAVQIHYPPFQLNKSRFDQSTFSGRLRHFLDVIDPRTLLTPNSELEKAVKLLEDYKNGNLPSGVTDEQLWKAQKIKQAIIHPDTGEKIFMPFRMSGFVPFGSFIVVGLLLPNPSMKQIIFWQWLNQSHNACVNYANRNATKPTPIKRFILGYTGAVTTAVSIAVGLSTLIKRANRFSTTTRMLIQRFVPFPAVATASTCNVLLMRNSELYEGIEVVDKENKVVGTSKVAAKKALGETALTRMFLPAPIFIIPPIVMSILEKRKFLIRNPKLHLPINAVVCTLAFGFALPVAIALFPQYSKIKRSVPRSLNFFQDSKGLRRPGLKLETSR from the exons ATGACATCCAACGCAGTACAGATACATTATCCACCTTTTCAACTCAATAAGTCACGATTTGATCAG AGTACATTTTCTGGAAGATTGAGACATTTTTTGGATGTCATAGATCCAAGAACATTGCTGACACCCAAT AGTGAACTAGAGAAGGCAGTCAAACTTTTAGAAGACTACAAAAATGGTAACCTCCCCTCAGGTGTTACAGATGAACAGTTATGGAAAGCTCAGAAAATTAAACAG GCCATCATTCATCCTGACACAGGAGAGAAAATCTTTATGCCTTTCAGAATGTCAG GTTTTGTTCCTTTTGGATCTTTTATA GTTGTTGGTCTCTTGTTGCCAAATCCAAGCATGAAGCAAATCATTTTCTGGCAGTGGCTCAATCAAAGTCATAATGCATGTGTTAATTATGCAAACAGGAATGCCACcaag CCAACACCTATAAAGAGATTTATATTGGGCTACACTGGTGCCGTGACAACTGCTGTTTCAATTGCA GTTGGTTTGAGTACTTTAATTAAGCGAGCCAATCGTTTTAGCACCACTACAAGGATGTTAATACAAAGATTTGTTCCTTTCCCAGCAGTGG CAACGGCAAGCACATGCAATGTTTTGTTAATGAGAAACAGTGAACTCTACGAAGGTATTGAAGTTGtggataaagaaaataaagttgtTGGAACATCTAAAGTGGCAGCTAAAAAG GCCTTAGGTGAAACAGCCTTGACTAGAATGTTTTTACCAGCACCTATATTCATCATTCCTCCAATAGTCATGTCTATATTAGAGAA GCGAAAATTTCTTATTCGTAATCCTAAACTTCATCTGCCAATCAATGCTGTAGTTTGTACGTTAGCTTTTGGATTTGCCTTACCAGTTGCCATTGCTCTCTTCCCACAGTATTCAAAG